A section of the Aneurinibacillus migulanus genome encodes:
- a CDS encoding PQQ-dependent sugar dehydrogenase, translated as MGRLAWRMIFAGLTLIGFILIISGCMPEKSSDEPTHEKQEQPIASVSLAREAQPLSTERIPYQPEVMAEGLNVPWALAIAPDGRMFFTERPGTLRVIQDGKVIEQPVLSFPPPFVEQGEGGLLGLALDPDFSINHYMYVYHSYGENGGIKNRVLRLVEQNNRARVDKVLLDNIPGNQNHNGGRLKIGPDGMLYITTGDALERERSQDRGDLAGKILRIQTDGTIPKDNPDSDSPIYSFGHRNPQGLAWHVETGRLYSTEHGQSAHDELNLIEPGANYGWSVIEGDTAEDGKKRPLMHSGEQTWAPSGILFVRQGPWKNQLLVANLRGEQLWKAELDQENLEKIVSLHSLFSGDFGRIRDIEEGPDGSLYFLTNNRDGRGQERPDDDKIIRLVSKN; from the coding sequence ATGGGAAGACTGGCCTGGCGAATGATTTTCGCAGGTCTTACGCTTATCGGCTTTATACTGATCATAAGCGGTTGCATGCCGGAAAAGAGCTCAGATGAACCGACTCATGAGAAACAAGAACAGCCGATTGCATCTGTTTCGCTCGCCAGAGAGGCACAACCGCTTTCCACGGAGCGTATTCCATATCAGCCGGAAGTAATGGCAGAGGGACTGAACGTGCCCTGGGCACTTGCTATTGCTCCAGATGGCCGCATGTTTTTTACTGAGCGTCCCGGTACGTTGCGCGTTATACAAGACGGTAAAGTAATTGAGCAACCTGTTCTCTCCTTTCCGCCGCCTTTTGTGGAACAGGGGGAGGGAGGTTTGCTCGGACTAGCGCTTGATCCCGACTTTTCCATCAACCATTATATGTATGTATACCATTCCTATGGAGAAAATGGTGGAATTAAAAACAGGGTCCTACGGCTTGTGGAACAGAATAACCGCGCCCGAGTAGATAAAGTGCTATTAGACAATATCCCCGGCAATCAAAACCACAATGGAGGCAGGCTCAAAATCGGACCGGATGGGATGCTGTATATTACGACCGGCGATGCGTTGGAAAGGGAACGGTCTCAGGACAGAGGCGATCTAGCCGGGAAAATTCTGCGTATCCAAACGGATGGTACAATTCCTAAGGATAACCCTGATTCAGACTCTCCTATTTACAGCTTTGGTCACCGAAATCCCCAAGGTTTGGCGTGGCATGTGGAAACTGGACGCTTGTATAGTACAGAGCATGGTCAATCAGCGCATGATGAATTAAATCTGATTGAGCCTGGTGCCAATTATGGTTGGTCGGTTATTGAAGGCGATACGGCGGAAGATGGCAAAAAACGCCCGTTGATGCACAGCGGCGAGCAGACGTGGGCTCCTTCCGGTATACTGTTCGTACGACAGGGGCCATGGAAAAATCAGTTGCTTGTAGCCAATCTGCGCGGCGAGCAACTGTGGAAAGCGGAGTTGGATCAGGAAAATCTCGAGAAAATCGTCTCGCTGCATAGTCTGTTTTCCGGTGACTTCGGTCGGATTCGTGATATTGAGGAAGGTCCGGATGGTTCATTGTACTTTCTGACGAATAACCGGGATGGTAGGGGACAGGAACGTCCTGATGATGACAAAATCATTCGGTTAGTTAGTAAAAATTAA
- a CDS encoding DUF523 domain-containing protein, whose product MKIVSACLMGCECRYDQKDNKVGEIEQFVKDGKAIPVCPEQLGGLPTPRNPAEIVGGDGFDVLDGTARVIDNQGNDVTEQFLQGARQALRMAQAAGAEEAILKERSPSCGSALVYDGTFSKTKRKGTGVTAALLLRHGISVRSEESLD is encoded by the coding sequence GTGAAAATCGTAAGTGCATGTCTAATGGGGTGTGAATGCCGATATGATCAAAAAGACAACAAGGTCGGCGAAATCGAACAATTTGTTAAGGACGGTAAGGCCATACCTGTCTGTCCCGAACAGCTAGGCGGTCTTCCGACTCCGCGCAATCCAGCAGAAATCGTTGGTGGAGACGGGTTCGACGTGCTTGATGGTACAGCTAGAGTTATTGATAACCAAGGTAACGATGTAACGGAACAATTTCTGCAGGGCGCCAGGCAAGCATTGCGTATGGCACAAGCAGCCGGGGCCGAAGAGGCTATCCTTAAAGAACGCAGCCCTTCATGCGGAAGCGCGCTTGTATACGATGGAACATTCTCTAAAACAAAGCGAAAAGGCACCGGTGTTACCGCCGCCCTCCTCTTACGCCATGGTATCTCTGTCCGCTCCGAAGAGTCACTAGATTAG
- a CDS encoding aminotransferase A produces MQHLLNSRARDIQISGIRKFSNLVQKYDDAISLTIGQPDFATPEHIKDAGKQAIDQNQTAYTPNAGLQALRKAASAFVAQKYGLRYDAASEVIVTNGASEAIDIAFRTILEEGNEVILPGPVYPGYEPIIRLCGAVPVYADTRQTDFKMTAALINEKITERTRCVILPYPSNPTGCTLEQKDIEEIAELLADKEIFVISDEIYSELIYDGTHRSIAALPSMRGKTIVINGLSKSHSMTGWRIGFTFAPAYITEHMVKVHQYNATCASSISQYAALAALTEGIDDAQPMKDAYNKRRAYVYERLTKMGFEVVKPDGAFYIFPSIKKFGLSSFDFALRLLEEQRVAVVPGDAFSSYGEGYIRISYAYAMNVLEEGLDRLETFLIQNK; encoded by the coding sequence ATGCAGCATTTACTCAACTCGCGGGCACGCGATATCCAGATTTCGGGGATTCGTAAATTCTCCAATCTTGTCCAAAAGTATGATGACGCTATTTCACTAACAATTGGACAGCCGGATTTTGCTACACCGGAACATATTAAAGATGCAGGCAAGCAGGCGATTGATCAAAACCAAACGGCGTATACACCGAACGCTGGTTTACAGGCTTTAAGGAAGGCAGCGAGCGCATTTGTGGCGCAAAAATACGGCTTACGTTACGATGCAGCTTCGGAAGTGATTGTGACCAACGGAGCAAGCGAAGCGATCGACATTGCGTTTCGCACGATTCTTGAAGAAGGCAATGAGGTTATCCTACCGGGGCCGGTATATCCGGGATACGAACCAATTATCCGTCTGTGTGGCGCGGTACCGGTTTATGCGGATACGCGCCAGACTGATTTTAAAATGACAGCAGCGCTTATAAATGAAAAGATCACGGAACGTACGCGTTGCGTAATTTTGCCGTATCCCTCCAATCCGACCGGTTGTACGCTTGAGCAGAAGGACATTGAAGAGATAGCCGAACTGTTGGCAGACAAAGAGATTTTTGTCATTTCGGACGAAATTTACAGCGAGTTGATTTATGATGGAACACATCGTTCTATCGCGGCGCTTCCTTCCATGAGAGGGAAAACGATTGTTATAAACGGATTATCCAAGTCGCATTCGATGACTGGCTGGCGTATCGGCTTTACATTTGCTCCAGCTTACATAACTGAACATATGGTGAAAGTCCACCAGTATAATGCAACATGTGCAAGCTCAATTAGTCAGTATGCAGCACTGGCGGCGCTTACGGAAGGGATTGATGATGCACAACCAATGAAAGATGCATATAATAAACGGCGCGCGTACGTATATGAACGGCTTACAAAGATGGGGTTTGAGGTGGTGAAACCGGACGGAGCCTTCTACATTTTCCCTTCCATTAAGAAGTTCGGCTTATCTTCTTTCGATTTCGCATTGCGCTTACTTGAAGAGCAGCGAGTGGCGGTCGTGCCAGGCGATGCATTCTCTTCCTATGGAGAAGGATATATTAGAATTTCTTATGCCTATGCAATGAATGTTCTGGAAGAAGGACTCGACCGTTTAGAAACATTCCTTATACAGAATAAGTAA
- a CDS encoding ZIP family metal transporter, with translation MEMMLVGSMISALATGVGAIPILFFRHINHHARDTLVALTAGIMMAASVFSLIPEAVNMSNLYVLAFGMLLGTTTLMLIERYLPHVDLENPNNKLPIDSQALLIISAITVHNLPEGLSVGVSYTGNNAELGGLIALAIGLQNAPEGFLVALFLVNQNINRWTALAVATLTGSVEILSGIIGYGLTSYVKGLVPYGLSFAAGAMLFIVYKELIPESHGHGYERSATYAFIIGLISMLFLIHYFG, from the coding sequence ATGGAGATGATGCTAGTAGGAAGTATGATTTCTGCCCTGGCTACAGGGGTAGGAGCGATTCCTATCCTGTTTTTTCGGCATATCAATCATCATGCAAGAGATACGCTGGTGGCGCTAACAGCAGGAATTATGATGGCTGCTTCTGTATTTAGTCTGATTCCTGAGGCGGTTAACATGTCTAACTTATATGTATTGGCTTTCGGCATGCTGCTCGGTACGACAACGTTAATGCTAATCGAGCGTTATCTGCCACATGTTGATTTGGAGAATCCAAATAACAAATTGCCAATCGATTCGCAGGCTCTGTTAATTATTTCCGCCATTACAGTACATAATTTGCCGGAAGGCTTATCTGTCGGGGTCAGTTATACGGGGAATAATGCAGAACTGGGAGGACTTATTGCTTTGGCGATCGGTCTGCAGAATGCGCCAGAAGGATTTCTGGTAGCCTTGTTTTTGGTGAATCAAAATATTAACCGTTGGACAGCGCTGGCAGTCGCTACACTAACTGGTTCGGTTGAGATTCTCTCAGGGATTATTGGGTATGGACTGACCAGTTATGTGAAAGGGCTTGTGCCGTACGGACTTTCCTTTGCGGCGGGTGCAATGCTGTTCATCGTATATAAGGAACTAATTCCGGAAAGCCACGGTCATGGCTATGAGCGTTCGGCTACGTATGCGTTTATTATCGGACTCATTAGTATGCTGTTTTTAATCCACTATTTTGGCTAA
- a CDS encoding metal-sensitive transcriptional regulator: protein MEYNDAVKNRLRRIEGQIRGVLSMMEQEKDCRDVVTQLTAIRSAVDRAIGLVVANNMEACIRMEIEKGNSPDHVIKEAVDLLVKSR, encoded by the coding sequence ATGGAGTATAACGATGCTGTAAAAAACCGTCTTCGCCGTATCGAGGGACAGATTCGCGGAGTATTAAGCATGATGGAACAGGAGAAAGATTGCCGGGATGTAGTTACTCAGCTGACTGCCATTCGCTCCGCCGTCGACCGTGCCATTGGATTGGTTGTGGCGAACAATATGGAAGCGTGCATTCGTATGGAGATTGAAAAAGGAAACAGCCCGGATCATGTCATCAAAGAAGCGGTGGATTTGCTTGTCAAAAGTCGCTAG
- the nhaC gene encoding Na+/H+ antiporter NhaC, producing the protein MQEDTTEHFFTKAQALLLTLLLLGLIGSFIIKLEAPPHVPLLLCIFLLIIVGFLKKANWKTMEQGIIDGVRPGLVPILIFLLIGTLIGVWMASGTVPTMMVYGFSVLSAHYFLPAALVISAIVGTCIGSSLTTAATIGVALMGMGTVMGINPAWVAGAVISGAFFGDKMSPLSDTTNLAPTLARIDLFTHIRHLLWTTVPALLISLVLFFFIGSGNVAPDSTAQVESLRQALEQHAIIHPAALIPPVLLFILAMLRIPAVPTLIAGILSGIAIAFWLNPVMTAGQMATIIQNGFVSETGIKAVDSLLTRGGMQSMMFSVSLIFLALSMGGLLYRLGIINRLMEMIHRFIATQGRLIASTALSSIGINVLLGEQYLSIVLPGNAFAQQYEKLGLERKNMARVLEDAGTVVNPLVPWSVCGVFLSGVLGVPTIDYLPFAFFCLLCPILTILLGFTGIGITKKQENKASL; encoded by the coding sequence GTGCAGGAGGACACGACTGAACATTTTTTCACAAAAGCGCAGGCATTGCTGCTCACGCTGCTGCTGCTCGGTCTTATTGGTTCATTTATTATTAAGCTGGAGGCACCCCCACATGTTCCTCTCCTTCTCTGTATATTCCTATTAATTATCGTCGGGTTTCTTAAGAAGGCGAACTGGAAGACGATGGAACAAGGAATTATCGACGGTGTGAGACCAGGGCTTGTGCCAATCTTAATCTTTTTACTTATTGGGACACTTATCGGCGTATGGATGGCTAGCGGTACTGTACCAACTATGATGGTATACGGCTTTTCCGTTCTATCTGCCCACTATTTCCTCCCTGCTGCGCTAGTTATCTCCGCCATCGTTGGGACATGCATTGGCAGCTCGCTCACTACAGCCGCCACTATTGGGGTCGCGCTTATGGGTATGGGAACGGTCATGGGTATCAATCCAGCATGGGTAGCCGGTGCAGTCATATCTGGAGCATTCTTCGGTGATAAGATGTCACCTCTATCCGATACAACCAATCTAGCACCGACATTAGCGCGCATAGATTTATTTACACATATCCGCCATCTGCTTTGGACGACAGTACCTGCGCTTTTGATTTCTCTTGTACTGTTTTTTTTCATTGGCAGCGGAAACGTAGCACCCGACTCGACCGCTCAAGTAGAAAGCCTTCGTCAGGCGTTGGAACAGCATGCCATTATCCATCCGGCGGCTCTTATTCCACCCGTTCTGCTATTTATTCTAGCTATGCTTCGCATCCCGGCCGTACCGACCTTAATAGCGGGAATTCTATCAGGTATAGCGATTGCGTTCTGGTTAAATCCCGTTATGACCGCTGGGCAGATGGCTACTATTATTCAAAATGGCTTCGTCTCTGAGACTGGAATCAAAGCAGTCGATTCACTGCTCACACGAGGCGGCATGCAGAGCATGATGTTCTCCGTTTCGCTTATTTTCCTGGCGCTTAGCATGGGTGGATTGCTGTATCGCTTAGGGATTATCAATAGACTCATGGAAATGATCCACCGGTTTATTGCGACGCAAGGTCGTCTTATCGCATCCACCGCACTCTCGTCTATTGGAATTAACGTGCTACTCGGGGAACAATATTTGTCCATCGTTTTGCCCGGCAATGCTTTTGCACAACAATACGAAAAACTAGGACTTGAGCGCAAAAACATGGCACGGGTACTTGAAGACGCGGGCACGGTTGTTAATCCGCTCGTTCCTTGGAGCGTATGCGGCGTATTTCTTTCCGGGGTGCTCGGCGTTCCGACAATCGACTATTTACCGTTTGCGTTCTTCTGTCTTTTGTGCCCGATCCTAACTATCCTTCTCGGATTTACTGGAATCGGCATAACCAAAAAGCAAGAAAACAAAGCCTCCCTTTGA
- a CDS encoding C40 family peptidase produces the protein MKKSFKALTGGLMAGGMLLSGLFAIPGQAEAANVSAKFGQTVNVPNQETVINKIIRTGKSLDGRAQYSHNYRPGKYMDCSQFMYYIFQKNGINIHTRDDDRQVKLGSYVPKSKIKKGDLIFYSTKRNKSDITHVSMYIGNGKVLHMANTKVDVTISNLNSSWHQENYVTARRVIK, from the coding sequence ATGAAGAAAAGCTTTAAAGCGCTTACCGGAGGATTAATGGCAGGGGGCATGCTGTTGAGCGGATTATTCGCTATTCCAGGACAAGCCGAAGCGGCAAATGTTTCTGCAAAATTTGGTCAAACAGTGAATGTTCCAAATCAAGAAACCGTCATTAACAAGATTATTCGCACTGGCAAAAGTTTGGATGGCAGAGCACAGTACAGCCATAACTACCGGCCCGGGAAATATATGGATTGCTCGCAATTCATGTACTATATCTTCCAAAAAAATGGCATTAATATTCACACGCGAGATGATGATCGTCAGGTAAAACTGGGCAGTTATGTGCCAAAAAGCAAGATCAAAAAAGGCGATCTAATCTTCTATAGCACCAAAAGAAATAAATCGGATATTACGCATGTGAGCATGTATATCGGCAACGGAAAAGTACTGCACATGGCAAACACAAAAGTAGACGTTACCATCAGCAATCTAAACAGCTCCTGGCATCAGGAAAACTATGTAACAGCAAGACGTGTCATTAAGTAA